The Bernardetia litoralis DSM 6794 genome includes a window with the following:
- a CDS encoding SiaB family protein kinase: protein MMDYHTRLDPQSAVLYYKGPFDKDILANISLQLRRRFADNPRMSAKLFSIFIELAQNIAYYSEESNFFYDAEIKKDIRYSQEDRKNNGVGTVVIHNNDTEVILSAGNLVLTEKVKEIIAKCEEINVLSIDELRALKKEVRSLERTQEQKGGNIGLIQVALKSEHPLQVESKKVDDKNSYFVISSTIEK from the coding sequence ATGATGGATTATCATACACGTTTAGACCCTCAAAGTGCTGTATTATATTACAAAGGCCCATTTGACAAAGATATTTTAGCAAATATAAGTCTGCAATTACGTCGTAGATTTGCTGATAATCCACGTATGAGCGCAAAACTTTTTTCTATTTTTATCGAACTAGCACAAAATATTGCCTATTATTCTGAAGAATCAAATTTCTTTTATGATGCAGAAATTAAAAAAGATATTAGATATTCACAGGAAGACAGAAAAAATAATGGAGTAGGAACTGTTGTTATACATAATAATGATACAGAAGTTATTTTGAGTGCTGGCAACCTTGTGCTAACAGAAAAAGTAAAAGAAATTATTGCTAAGTGTGAAGAAATAAATGTACTTAGTATTGATGAGCTACGGGCTTTAAAAAAGGAAGTCAGAAGCCTAGAACGCACTCAAGAACAAAAAGGAGGCAATATTGGACTTATACAAGTAGCTCTCAAATCAGAACATCCTTTACAAGTAGAATCTAAAAAAGTAGATGATAAAAATTCTTATTTTGTAATTTCTTCTACCATCGAAAAATAA
- a CDS encoding DUF1987 domain-containing protein, with translation MFIENGKNLIVESKKDAYFVPYVNFDADTQHCLVEGESYLEDAFEFYDNMMNWFKEYFKTHQKVVLDCKLSYFNTSSSRALLDLFRLLKEFEDDGKQITVNWYYPKEDHDDMRIEGEDFMDESEMHLNIISY, from the coding sequence ATGTTTATAGAAAATGGTAAAAATTTAATAGTAGAGAGTAAAAAAGATGCTTATTTTGTTCCCTATGTAAATTTTGATGCTGATACTCAACATTGTCTTGTTGAAGGAGAGTCTTATTTAGAAGATGCTTTTGAGTTTTATGATAATATGATGAATTGGTTCAAAGAATATTTCAAGACCCACCAAAAAGTAGTATTAGATTGTAAACTCTCTTATTTTAATACAAGTTCTTCAAGGGCTTTATTAGATTTATTTCGTTTACTTAAAGAGTTTGAAGATGATGGAAAGCAAATAACAGTAAATTGGTATTATCCAAAAGAAGACCACGACGACATGAGAATAGAAGGAGAAGATTTTATGGATGAGAGTGAGATGCACTTGAATATCATTAGTTATTAA
- a CDS encoding transposase produces the protein MIFSNRLVDGVVGNVYVGTGKDGELLFLFGNLEASTLPKYYERRWTIESFFQNLKGRGFNLELTHLQSSEKLKKLIACVALVYDFCSNTSLYEHRKVQKIKSW, from the coding sequence ATGATATTCTCTAATAGATTAGTAGATGGTGTTGTTGGAAATGTATATGTAGGAACAGGAAAAGATGGAGAACTTTTATTTTTATTTGGTAATTTAGAAGCTTCTACTTTACCTAAATATTATGAAAGACGATGGACAATAGAGAGCTTTTTCCAAAATTTAAAAGGAAGAGGTTTTAATTTAGAGCTTACTCACTTACAAAGTAGTGAAAAACTTAAAAAATTAATTGCTTGTGTTGCTTTGGTTTATGATTTTTGCTCTAATACAAGTTTATATGAACATAGAAAAGTACAAAAAATAAAATCATGGTAG
- the trxB gene encoding thioredoxin-disulfide reductase, which yields MSEIHKTKCLIIGSGPAGYTAAIYAARAGLEPILYKGQQPGGQLTITNDVENFPGYADGVMGPQMMQDLDKQAGRFGTDLRYGVIEKVEFSKEGGTHIAYDDSGIKIEAQTVVISTGAAAKWLGLPSEAEYNGKGVSACAVCDGFFFRGQTVAIVGGGDTACEEASYLAKLCKKVYMIVRKDELRASKIMQQRVMTKENIEILWNSQTEEILGDGENVTSARLLNNQKNESYEIAVDGFFVAIGHKPNTDIFIGQLDMDESNYLITQDNSSLTNIPGVFASGDAQDKIYRQAVTAAGTGCMAALDAERYLVEREALIDA from the coding sequence ATGTCAGAAATTCATAAAACAAAATGCCTTATCATTGGCTCAGGGCCAGCAGGTTATACAGCAGCTATTTATGCAGCTAGAGCAGGACTAGAACCAATTTTATACAAAGGACAACAACCTGGTGGACAACTTACTATCACCAATGATGTTGAAAACTTCCCTGGATATGCTGATGGTGTAATGGGACCTCAAATGATGCAAGATTTGGACAAACAAGCTGGTCGTTTTGGTACAGATTTGCGCTATGGTGTTATTGAAAAAGTAGAATTTAGCAAAGAAGGTGGAACTCACATTGCTTATGATGATTCTGGAATAAAAATAGAAGCTCAAACTGTTGTTATCTCAACTGGTGCTGCTGCAAAATGGTTAGGATTGCCTTCAGAAGCTGAATATAATGGAAAAGGTGTTTCTGCTTGTGCTGTTTGTGATGGTTTTTTCTTTAGAGGACAAACAGTTGCTATTGTAGGAGGAGGAGATACGGCTTGTGAAGAAGCTAGTTATTTAGCCAAATTATGTAAAAAAGTATATATGATTGTACGTAAAGACGAACTTCGTGCTTCCAAAATCATGCAACAGCGTGTCATGACAAAGGAAAATATCGAAATTCTTTGGAACTCACAAACAGAAGAGATTTTAGGAGATGGCGAAAATGTAACTTCAGCTCGTCTTTTGAATAATCAAAAAAATGAATCATATGAAATTGCTGTTGATGGATTTTTTGTAGCTATTGGACACAAACCAAATACAGATATTTTCATTGGACAATTAGATATGGACGAAAGTAATTATTTAATTACTCAAGATAATAGTTCACTTACAAATATCCCTGGAGTTTTTGCTTCTGGAGATGCGCAAGACAAAATTTATCGCCAAGCCGTAACTGCAGCAGGAACAGGCTGTATGGCTGCTCTTGATGCAGAACGTTATTTAGTAGAAAGAGAAGCATTAATAGATGCTTAA
- a CDS encoding HEPN domain-containing protein, protein MQNHLEQAKHNQEFLSEMETAFPQKFFDWKITISFYVAIHYLQALADHKGIEIGQTHNDIERNVNPNSCWNPRMQISTGAWREYKNLFQYSLTARYDGIEDKEIFEELKRLDYIECIKHLDNFKKYIKSQGLNI, encoded by the coding sequence ATGCAAAATCATTTAGAACAAGCTAAACACAACCAAGAATTTTTGAGTGAAATGGAAACTGCATTTCCTCAAAAGTTTTTTGATTGGAAAATTACAATCAGTTTTTATGTTGCCATTCATTATCTACAAGCTCTAGCAGACCATAAGGGAATTGAAATTGGACAAACTCACAATGACATAGAAAGAAATGTTAATCCAAATAGTTGTTGGAATCCTAGAATGCAAATTAGTACAGGAGCTTGGAGAGAATACAAAAATTTGTTTCAATATTCACTGACAGCAAGATATGATGGAATAGAAGACAAAGAAATTTTTGAAGAATTGAAAAGATTAGATTATATAGAATGCATAAAACATCTTGATAATTTCAAAAAATATATCAAAAGTCAAGGTTTAAATATTTAA
- a CDS encoding TolC family protein — MKDMQFGKNWRLVLSSFFLSLFFFFLSERTIAQDTNAISSQKWSLDSCINYALRQNIQLKITELGIENSELALKQSKNDRLPNANASISHNYNWGRSLDPFSNSFVSQRIQTNNLSLSSSATLYNGFRLKNTIAQNELQVESDKLNYGQSQNDLMLNIASNYLQIVLNKEITENARRQKTSTQAQYERTGKLVEAGVLPRANLYDLEAQLAADQQQIILGENNLMLAKLQLRQLLQLPPTEDFDIVVPEVGNPSAILDSKNPYQIYQIAETTQPNIKGADVNIEVAKKGIDIAEAGRIPTLSVIAGAGSNYTSNQKTRFDATSASISGVDTIGYILDGAGLPNDYVVSPNVVFGTENFGFFDQLNESFRYNLGLSLQIPIFNRFQVDNGIQRAKIQTQNAQLNSKLVRTQLYQTIEQAYISARAAKASFEASQTRVKALEETVRVMEKRLEAGAANSTEYTVVKNNLSVAQADLLRAKYEFIFRIKVLEFYEGEELKF, encoded by the coding sequence ATGAAAGATATGCAATTTGGCAAAAATTGGAGGCTAGTTCTGAGTAGCTTTTTTCTTAGTCTTTTTTTCTTTTTCTTATCTGAAAGAACAATTGCTCAAGATACAAATGCCATTAGTTCTCAAAAATGGTCATTAGATTCCTGTATTAATTATGCCTTGCGCCAAAATATTCAATTAAAAATTACAGAGTTAGGTATTGAAAATTCTGAACTTGCTTTAAAACAATCTAAAAATGACAGATTGCCAAATGCAAATGCTTCTATCTCTCATAATTATAACTGGGGACGTTCTCTTGATCCTTTTTCAAATAGTTTTGTTAGTCAGCGTATTCAGACAAATAATTTATCTCTAAGTTCTTCAGCTACACTTTATAATGGTTTTCGTTTAAAAAATACGATTGCACAAAATGAACTTCAAGTAGAATCAGACAAACTCAATTATGGGCAATCTCAAAATGATTTGATGCTCAATATTGCTAGTAATTATTTACAAATTGTATTAAATAAAGAGATTACTGAAAATGCACGCCGTCAAAAAACAAGCACTCAAGCACAATATGAACGAACAGGAAAACTTGTAGAAGCTGGTGTTTTGCCTAGAGCCAATCTTTATGATTTGGAGGCACAACTTGCAGCCGACCAACAACAAATCATTTTGGGAGAGAATAATTTAATGTTGGCAAAACTCCAACTTCGCCAATTATTACAGCTTCCTCCAACTGAAGATTTTGATATTGTTGTGCCAGAAGTAGGCAACCCTTCAGCTATTTTAGATTCAAAAAATCCGTATCAAATTTATCAAATTGCAGAAACAACACAGCCCAATATAAAAGGAGCAGATGTAAATATTGAAGTTGCTAAAAAGGGAATTGATATTGCAGAAGCAGGAAGAATCCCAACGCTTTCTGTGATAGCCGGAGCAGGTTCAAATTATACAAGTAATCAAAAAACTCGTTTTGATGCTACTAGCGCAAGTATTTCAGGTGTAGATACAATTGGTTATATTTTGGATGGTGCAGGTTTGCCTAATGATTATGTGGTAAGTCCGAATGTAGTTTTTGGAACAGAAAATTTTGGTTTCTTTGATCAGCTCAACGAATCATTTAGATATAATTTAGGATTAAGTCTTCAGATTCCTATTTTTAATCGTTTTCAAGTGGATAACGGTATTCAGAGAGCCAAAATACAGACTCAGAATGCACAATTAAATTCTAAACTTGTTCGTACCCAACTTTATCAAACCATCGAACAGGCTTATATTTCGGCTCGTGCAGCAAAAGCATCTTTTGAAGCTAGTCAAACACGAGTAAAAGCGTTAGAAGAAACAGTAAGAGTAATGGAAAAACGACTTGAAGCAGGTGCAGCCAATAGTACAGAATATACAGTAGTAAAAAATAACCTTTCGGTGGCTCAAGCTGATTTACTTAGAGCTAAATATGAATTTATTTTTAGAATAAAAGTGTTGGAGTTTTATGAAGGAGAAGAATTGAAATTTTAA
- a CDS encoding porin family protein: MLPQKVRTNFSLGFRGGITNGQFEISNPEKNDKNASSTGSVLTFFANYKINSHFSVQPELAIGRYRSNNTLYRIALLQGTIDYTISTFDLNLMGIYSYPITDWFSLSAEAGVSAAILYSSFGKVIAPNTRITGKYDINSDNQFEKFNYGAIVGIIPSFHLKNATIQASARYRYGLNNINSFDYKLNRYLANAERTIQTRDILFQVGFFIPIYRNAKLKESVISNQ; encoded by the coding sequence TTGTTACCCCAAAAAGTAAGAACTAATTTCAGTCTTGGTTTTCGTGGAGGAATTACCAACGGACAATTTGAAATAAGTAACCCAGAAAAAAATGATAAAAATGCTTCTAGTACAGGTTCAGTTCTTACTTTTTTCGCTAATTATAAAATAAATTCACATTTTAGTGTTCAGCCAGAGCTTGCCATTGGGCGTTATCGAAGCAATAATACATTATATAGAATAGCTCTTTTGCAGGGAACAATCGATTATACTATTTCTACTTTTGACCTAAATCTTATGGGAATCTATTCTTATCCTATTACAGATTGGTTTTCACTTTCAGCAGAAGCAGGAGTTTCAGCAGCTATTCTGTATAGTTCTTTTGGAAAGGTGATTGCTCCTAACACACGCATAACAGGAAAATATGACATAAACTCAGATAATCAATTTGAGAAATTCAATTATGGAGCAATAGTAGGAATAATTCCTTCTTTCCATCTAAAGAATGCAACTATTCAAGCTTCAGCTAGATATAGATATGGTTTAAATAATATCAACTCATTTGATTACAAACTCAATAGATATTTGGCAAACGCTGAACGAACTATCCAAACTAGAGATATACTTTTTCAAGTTGGTTTTTTTATTCCTATATATAGAAATGCAAAACTCAAAGAATCAGTAATCAGTAATCAGTAA
- a CDS encoding beta strand repeat-containing protein, with protein sequence MNKNLFIYSFKYLAVLLALVTFSSCERDEFTEQDAFDLQQAQLDAETAREEAALAAQDKRVMDMAMFRRSMDSLTRLNSGGKVFYTVNVVPGGSSAFSSGRFEEVEGLDGATVTVSQLGGSVVEQKTTVGGLASFEMYSGEVTVNVEAANHTDLNYTANLTPDGGVPNGALMYVGNVVPVFDDPNNPAAGSEENLATVKGFAFAELDITGGNNFEESVPDGTKVRAFIDVANPAFKAKYIDQANDEGVNNGGQPTASGAIQRFAYEEAASTTGSTVTSALNNDTAPDGGEYSITIGATASGLPITMKFDDFAADRTYLFGDPFGFAFFTGSDDNDTGFGPGQKRFIYTQNTELVGGVANQAPTALPFQGAVDLAQLSNVIFDFATTEATATATITGGDAVRTVAISTTENWLYTGNGTSANVTGEIADTYLGDANRGSYLTTPTVVFSAPTAAGGVTATGVAIMSERGEGEATVDTDGVAGGTTNDLRSVIGVKVTNPGSGYAAAPTVTFVRNSFTGKTADVPNANGIGTIVNTQSGIGYVEIIDGGFGYTDVGGAVTFSGAGNSTGVNPAALFNNSADPVGQVPTGGTAAAATVVVDRTIGTVTQVDIPAGSSGSGYTDPIVTIANGSSLSLGDNNENAPQVDGGNTIVLFETNGAGGLRFANGLTTFADNDADLTNGLEDPGTGLRLQQTAIDYALVPNVVTNGTVATINFDGAGAPAAGFELPEVRARVNNLGQITELFISNPGSGFGNVDAVAISGITVSIEPIGVRATANAFVSSGGGIGNYVINNYGTPSSIYSTTLGTNFNYVSATNNGGVQEFRDKANAVVAAADVAANSDYIVAFAAPAAGGTAATGYPVFEQDGSNLVGVYVSSAGSGYAAGETPNFWVIPAGLSLDEYKYGTVVSSANTNNASATATLVDTRLTLTFTDGGLGYAIRPEFVISGGNKSAEDLAGINSAINGTIRGELDFNGAGSITNTSVEYTGALPFTAADLAAEPIAVTISSDRLAAKLTTEANGTGNFNGFILVSAAANGIDYAADVEYDINGLDASAKDFFNAVESGEFTNDERVGSNGVTNANLKYITAPTFTVDFLGLNTGGAGVATLDVEADITALTNTTVGSLPSGLVFSSFIYGGNDTSYNPAGERFRTIGGSSSFEVFSGLTYIRDVNYGTGIELE encoded by the coding sequence ATGAACAAAAATCTTTTTATTTATTCATTCAAGTACCTTGCTGTTTTATTGGCATTGGTTACTTTCTCTTCTTGTGAACGTGATGAGTTCACAGAACAAGATGCTTTTGATTTACAACAAGCACAACTTGATGCAGAAACAGCTCGTGAAGAAGCTGCTTTAGCTGCTCAAGACAAACGTGTAATGGACATGGCTATGTTCCGTCGCAGCATGGATTCACTTACTCGCCTTAACTCTGGTGGTAAAGTATTCTATACTGTAAACGTTGTACCTGGTGGTTCTTCTGCGTTCTCTTCTGGACGTTTTGAAGAAGTTGAAGGTCTTGACGGTGCTACTGTAACTGTTTCTCAGTTAGGTGGTTCTGTTGTTGAACAAAAAACTACTGTTGGTGGTCTTGCTTCATTTGAAATGTACAGTGGCGAAGTTACTGTAAATGTTGAAGCTGCTAACCATACAGATTTAAACTATACAGCTAACCTTACTCCAGACGGTGGTGTTCCTAATGGTGCATTAATGTATGTAGGTAACGTAGTTCCTGTATTTGATGATCCTAACAATCCTGCTGCTGGTTCTGAAGAGAACTTAGCAACTGTTAAAGGTTTTGCTTTTGCAGAACTTGACATTACAGGTGGTAACAACTTTGAAGAATCTGTTCCTGATGGAACTAAGGTTCGTGCTTTCATTGATGTAGCTAATCCTGCATTTAAAGCTAAGTATATCGACCAAGCTAATGACGAAGGTGTAAATAACGGTGGACAACCTACTGCATCTGGTGCTATCCAAAGATTTGCTTACGAAGAAGCTGCTTCAACAACAGGTTCTACTGTAACTTCTGCTTTGAATAATGATACTGCTCCTGATGGTGGTGAATATAGCATTACAATTGGTGCTACTGCTTCAGGTCTTCCTATCACAATGAAATTTGATGATTTCGCTGCAGATCGTACTTATTTATTTGGCGACCCATTTGGATTCGCATTCTTTACAGGTAGTGATGATAATGACACAGGATTTGGTCCTGGACAAAAACGTTTCATCTATACTCAGAATACTGAATTAGTAGGTGGTGTAGCCAACCAAGCTCCAACTGCTCTTCCTTTTCAAGGTGCTGTAGATTTAGCTCAATTATCAAATGTAATCTTTGATTTTGCTACTACTGAAGCTACTGCTACTGCTACTATTACAGGTGGTGATGCTGTTAGAACTGTAGCTATTTCTACAACAGAAAACTGGTTATATACAGGAAATGGAACTAGTGCTAACGTAACAGGTGAAATTGCTGATACTTATTTAGGTGATGCTAACCGTGGTTCATATCTTACTACTCCTACTGTTGTATTCTCTGCTCCTACTGCTGCAGGTGGTGTAACAGCTACAGGTGTTGCTATTATGAGCGAAAGAGGTGAAGGCGAAGCTACTGTTGATACAGATGGTGTTGCTGGTGGAACTACAAATGATTTGCGTTCAGTTATCGGTGTTAAAGTTACTAATCCAGGCTCTGGCTATGCTGCTGCTCCAACAGTAACATTTGTTCGTAATTCTTTTACAGGAAAAACTGCTGATGTTCCTAATGCTAATGGTATTGGTACTATTGTTAATACTCAATCAGGAATTGGTTATGTAGAGATTATAGATGGTGGATTTGGCTATACTGATGTTGGTGGTGCAGTTACTTTCTCTGGTGCTGGTAATTCTACAGGAGTAAACCCTGCTGCTTTATTTAATAATTCTGCTGACCCTGTGGGTCAAGTTCCAACAGGTGGTACTGCAGCTGCAGCTACTGTTGTTGTTGATAGAACTATTGGTACAGTAACACAAGTAGATATCCCTGCAGGTAGTAGTGGTAGTGGATACACTGACCCTATTGTTACTATCGCTAATGGTAGTTCTTTAAGTTTAGGTGATAATAACGAAAATGCACCTCAAGTAGATGGTGGTAACACGATCGTTCTTTTTGAAACTAATGGTGCTGGTGGTTTAAGATTTGCAAATGGTTTAACTACTTTTGCTGATAATGATGCTGACCTTACTAACGGTTTAGAAGATCCAGGAACAGGCTTACGTTTACAACAAACAGCTATTGATTATGCTTTAGTACCTAATGTAGTTACTAATGGAACTGTTGCAACTATCAATTTTGATGGAGCTGGAGCTCCAGCTGCAGGATTTGAACTTCCTGAAGTTAGAGCAAGAGTAAATAATTTAGGTCAAATTACTGAGTTGTTTATTTCTAATCCTGGTTCGGGATTTGGTAACGTTGATGCTGTTGCTATTTCAGGAATTACAGTTTCTATTGAGCCTATTGGAGTACGTGCAACTGCAAATGCTTTTGTTAGTAGTGGTGGTGGAATTGGTAACTATGTTATTAATAACTATGGTACACCATCTTCTATTTACTCTACAACTTTAGGTACAAACTTTAACTATGTATCTGCAACTAATAATGGTGGCGTTCAAGAGTTTAGAGATAAAGCTAATGCTGTTGTTGCTGCTGCTGATGTAGCTGCAAATAGTGATTATATTGTAGCATTTGCAGCTCCTGCTGCTGGTGGTACTGCTGCTACTGGTTACCCTGTTTTTGAACAAGATGGTTCAAATTTAGTAGGTGTTTATGTTTCAAGTGCTGGTAGTGGTTATGCTGCTGGTGAAACTCCTAACTTCTGGGTTATCCCTGCTGGTCTTTCTTTGGATGAGTATAAGTATGGAACGGTTGTATCTTCAGCTAATACGAACAATGCTTCTGCTACTGCAACTTTAGTTGATACTAGGTTAACACTTACATTTACTGATGGTGGTCTTGGTTATGCAATCCGTCCTGAGTTTGTTATCTCTGGTGGTAACAAATCTGCTGAGGATTTAGCTGGCATTAACTCTGCTATTAATGGTACTATTCGTGGAGAACTTGATTTCAATGGTGCTGGTTCAATTACTAATACTTCTGTAGAGTATACAGGTGCATTGCCATTTACTGCTGCTGACTTAGCTGCTGAACCTATTGCTGTAACTATTTCTTCTGATCGTTTAGCTGCTAAACTTACTACTGAAGCAAATGGTACTGGTAACTTTAATGGATTCATCTTGGTGTCTGCTGCTGCTAATGGTATAGATTATGCTGCTGATGTTGAGTATGACATCAATGGTTTAGATGCTTCTGCTAAAGACTTCTTTAATGCTGTAGAGAGTGGTGAGTTCACTAATGACGAGCGTGTAGGTTCTAACGGTGTTACTAACGCTAATCTTAAGTATATTACTGCTCCAACTTTCACAGTTGACTTCTTAGGTCTAAATACTGGTGGAGCTGGTGTAGCTACATTAGATGTTGAAGCTGATATTACTGCGCTTACTAATACTACTGTAGGTTCATTGCCTTCTGGTTTAGTATTTAGTTCATTCATCTATGGTGGTAATGATACTAGCTATAACCCTGCTGGTGAGCGTTTCCGTACTATTGGTGGATCTTCTTCTTTTGAAGTATTCTCAGGTCTTACTTATATCCGTGACGTAAACTATGGTACTGGTATTGAATTAGAATAA